From Paenibacillus sp. GP183, one genomic window encodes:
- a CDS encoding uracil/xanthine transporter gives MSKLSTYTIGLAGVQWFFFIFANIVVVPISIGAAFHLPPEEVAASLQRSFIITGAASVLQAAIGHRYSLMEGHSGLWWGLMLSICASAPSAGMSLTAVGGGFATGILLAGAVTIILGALNFGSVLKRIFTPMVMSVYLFLLSSQLIIIFFKGMMGISDGKHLDFRVSLLSICIAFLVGWVNLKGCGAVSNFSILIGMIVGWVAYDSLFPGHVPVPEANASTLTLFPWGTPNLEYGIILISFIAGLINMSNTITAVSTAEILYKMKTSDGHYKVSFMLTGIYSVVSALLGLVPYGPYSSSIGFLESTRILNRAVFIIGGGLVMLLGLVPSWGVFLSTMPVTVGNAVLLVAYLQLFGAALRNINEVLFNSRTIYRIAAPTLLGISIMNISPEAFVELPVLIRPLVSNGLIMGVIFSVFLESFVNWQSYEVTN, from the coding sequence ATGTCTAAACTTTCAACTTACACGATAGGGCTTGCTGGAGTGCAATGGTTCTTTTTTATTTTTGCCAATATCGTCGTTGTACCTATATCTATCGGTGCAGCTTTTCATTTGCCTCCGGAAGAAGTTGCAGCTTCCCTCCAGCGTTCCTTTATCATTACCGGCGCTGCCAGTGTTCTGCAGGCAGCGATCGGTCACCGCTACTCTTTAATGGAAGGCCACTCGGGACTGTGGTGGGGGCTGATGTTAAGCATATGCGCTTCCGCTCCTTCTGCTGGAATGAGCTTGACTGCGGTTGGCGGCGGTTTTGCCACCGGCATCTTGCTGGCCGGTGCAGTTACTATTATTTTAGGCGCTTTGAATTTTGGGAGTGTTTTGAAACGAATTTTTACCCCTATGGTGATGAGTGTATACCTGTTTCTTTTGTCCAGCCAGCTCATTATCATTTTCTTTAAAGGCATGATGGGGATTTCGGACGGTAAGCATCTTGATTTTCGTGTATCGCTGTTATCCATTTGTATAGCTTTTCTGGTAGGATGGGTTAATTTGAAGGGGTGCGGAGCTGTCAGTAATTTCTCCATTTTGATCGGCATGATTGTTGGATGGGTCGCGTATGACTCGCTTTTCCCTGGGCATGTACCAGTCCCGGAGGCTAACGCCTCAACGCTGACTCTGTTTCCATGGGGAACACCAAATCTGGAATATGGAATCATTCTTATTTCCTTCATCGCTGGATTAATTAACATGTCAAATACGATTACCGCTGTGAGCACCGCCGAGATTCTTTACAAGATGAAAACCTCGGATGGCCATTATAAAGTTTCTTTTATGTTAACGGGTATCTATTCAGTTGTGTCAGCGTTGCTGGGTCTGGTTCCTTACGGGCCATACAGCTCCTCCATAGGATTCCTTGAGAGTACGAGGATTTTGAATAGAGCCGTTTTTATAATAGGCGGCGGGCTTGTCATGCTGCTCGGCCTAGTACCATCTTGGGGAGTCTTTCTCTCAACCATGCCGGTGACGGTCGGGAATGCCGTTTTATTGGTAGCCTATCTTCAATTGTTCGGGGCAGCGTTACGCAATATTAATGAAGTCCTCTTTAATTCCAGAACGATTTATCGGATTGCAGCACCGACACTGCTGGGCATCTCGATTATGAATATTTCTCCGGAGGCATTCGTCGAATTGCCGGTGTTAATACGTCCCCTTGTTAGCAACGGATTGATAATGGGAGTGATCTTTTCGGTGTTCCTGGAATCTTTCGTGAATTGGCAAAGCTATGAGGTTACAAATTGA
- a CDS encoding LacI family DNA-binding transcriptional regulator translates to MATIRDVSKLAGVSVATVSRVLNKSGYVNKETEETVLGVMKTLDYIPSEMARGLAGKSTSTIALMVPDIINPFFPEVARAIEDVAHSYGYTVILCNFDNNPEKEMNYIQMLKRKRIDGIVIASYTIQPEQILQLEKDSIPVVVIDRSFPSHPILCLTSKNREGARLAVKHLLDQGCRKIAHISGPLHVHDVKERALGYEDLCREQPWFVPSLIVQSDFHIDGGYDSTKELFTRHPDIDGVFAGNDLMAVGVMKSLNELGKKVPKDVKVIGFDDIVLARMVIPELSSVKQPIYGIGKLAMENLIRLITGESVIKKAYELDVELVVRQSTADSE, encoded by the coding sequence ATGGCAACGATCCGGGATGTAAGCAAATTAGCAGGAGTATCCGTGGCTACAGTTTCAAGAGTACTGAACAAAAGCGGTTACGTTAACAAGGAAACGGAAGAGACGGTCCTGGGGGTAATGAAAACACTGGATTACATACCGAGCGAGATGGCACGTGGACTTGCCGGGAAGAGTACATCTACCATCGCTTTAATGGTTCCGGACATCATCAATCCATTTTTCCCAGAGGTTGCACGCGCAATTGAAGATGTTGCCCATTCTTACGGGTACACGGTGATTTTGTGTAATTTCGATAATAATCCGGAAAAAGAAATGAACTATATTCAGATGCTCAAAAGAAAACGAATCGATGGCATTGTGATCGCTTCCTATACGATTCAACCGGAGCAAATACTGCAGCTTGAAAAGGATTCCATACCTGTTGTCGTAATCGACCGATCGTTTCCATCACATCCCATATTGTGCTTGACATCTAAAAATCGTGAAGGCGCCCGTCTGGCGGTAAAGCACTTACTGGATCAAGGCTGCAGGAAGATCGCTCATATTTCAGGGCCGCTGCACGTTCACGATGTGAAGGAACGGGCATTAGGTTATGAAGATTTATGTAGAGAGCAACCATGGTTTGTACCCAGTTTAATTGTTCAAAGCGATTTTCATATTGACGGAGGCTACGATTCTACAAAGGAATTATTTACCCGTCATCCTGATATCGATGGAGTCTTTGCCGGAAATGATTTAATGGCTGTTGGTGTAATGAAATCGCTTAATGAATTGGGCAAAAAAGTTCCTAAAGACGTTAAAGTAATCGGTTTCGACGATATTGTTCTCGCCAGAATGGTCATACCAGAACTATCCTCGGTTAAGCAGCCTATTTATGGGATAGGTAAGCTTGCAATGGAAAATTTAATTCGCCTGATTACGGGTGAGAGCGTAATTAAGAAAGCCTATGAACTTGATGTTGAACTCGTGGTACGGCAATCGACTGCTGACTCCGAGTAA
- a CDS encoding adenine deaminase C-terminal domain-containing protein, with amino-acid sequence MYVDTLILDVQVFNSALKKFYLGNVAVIDGRFFYIGDKATESFQAKEVLQGNKRFMIPGLIDIHLHIESTMVTPRTFSYGLIKNGVTTIVADPHEMANVFGLRGIQEMIAASEDCKADIWYAIPSSVPATDLETTGGTIDVAEIDALLLDEKVICLGEIMNFADLITNPEGKTNRLLMHMRTNYPKVPIEGHCPRLMDLDLSRFVFAGIDSDHTEQTVQGMEERIKAGMFIEIQEKSMTEDIINHLVANERSEHFCFVTDDVMPDTFKDYGHLNHLLRKAVRMGMKPEAAIYAGTFTPARRMNLNDRGRIAPDKIADFILLDDITEFSIGQVYKNGIKVYDANETYEQEKPTRQFPDDFYQSVQLKLLQKDDFSIPAPIEAGTQTCRVMMVSRKTTFTKEQTENVEVRQNELQWEESPYCCIGIFERYGKNGNRAFGLLGGDTIKRGAIATTYSHDNHNLLVVGKNKDDMLLAANTVIEHQGGFCVVENGKVISFLSLPVGGILTEAPLGEVADQMKHLRQSMLDLGYVHYNPIMSISTHSLPVSPELKITDLGLVRVNEGKLVSLFI; translated from the coding sequence ATGTATGTCGACACGCTGATCCTGGACGTGCAGGTATTTAACAGCGCTTTAAAAAAGTTTTATCTGGGTAATGTGGCCGTTATTGACGGTAGATTCTTTTACATAGGAGATAAAGCAACGGAAAGCTTTCAGGCTAAGGAAGTGCTGCAAGGTAATAAAAGGTTCATGATACCCGGTCTCATCGATATTCATCTGCATATCGAGAGCACGATGGTTACGCCGCGCACCTTCTCGTACGGGCTGATTAAAAACGGCGTAACGACCATCGTGGCGGATCCGCATGAAATGGCCAATGTATTCGGGTTGCGCGGAATCCAGGAAATGATCGCGGCCAGCGAGGATTGTAAGGCAGATATTTGGTATGCCATTCCGAGCTCTGTTCCTGCGACAGACTTGGAGACAACAGGCGGTACAATTGACGTTGCGGAAATCGACGCATTACTGCTGGATGAGAAGGTTATCTGCCTAGGGGAAATTATGAATTTCGCAGATTTGATCACGAATCCCGAAGGTAAAACGAACCGTCTGCTAATGCATATGAGAACCAATTATCCCAAGGTTCCTATAGAAGGACACTGCCCCAGACTGATGGATCTTGATTTAAGCCGGTTTGTGTTTGCCGGGATCGACTCGGACCATACAGAGCAAACCGTGCAGGGTATGGAAGAGAGAATCAAGGCAGGTATGTTTATCGAGATTCAGGAAAAGTCTATGACCGAGGATATTATCAATCATTTGGTCGCGAACGAAAGAAGCGAGCATTTTTGCTTTGTGACCGATGATGTTATGCCGGATACATTTAAGGATTACGGGCACCTGAACCATTTGCTGCGAAAAGCGGTACGGATGGGAATGAAGCCGGAAGCGGCGATCTATGCAGGAACTTTCACGCCGGCCAGACGCATGAATTTAAACGATAGGGGACGCATTGCGCCTGATAAAATTGCCGATTTTATTCTGCTCGACGATATTACCGAGTTTTCCATTGGCCAAGTTTATAAAAACGGCATCAAAGTATACGATGCTAACGAAACCTATGAACAAGAAAAACCGACCAGACAATTCCCGGATGATTTTTATCAAAGCGTACAGCTTAAGTTGCTCCAAAAAGATGATTTCTCCATCCCTGCGCCGATCGAGGCGGGCACGCAAACATGCCGTGTCATGATGGTCTCACGGAAGACAACTTTCACAAAAGAACAAACGGAGAACGTGGAAGTAAGACAAAATGAGCTGCAGTGGGAAGAAAGCCCTTATTGCTGCATCGGCATTTTCGAACGTTACGGTAAAAACGGGAACCGTGCGTTCGGGCTGCTCGGAGGCGACACGATAAAAAGAGGGGCAATTGCAACGACTTATTCCCACGATAATCACAACCTTTTAGTGGTCGGGAAAAATAAAGACGATATGCTTCTTGCTGCCAATACCGTTATCGAACATCAGGGCGGTTTTTGTGTCGTGGAAAATGGAAAAGTGATCTCGTTTTTAAGCTTGCCGGTCGGGGGCATTTTGACGGAAGCACCGCTTGGTGAGGTGGCGGATCAGATGAAGCATTTGCGACAATCGATGCTTGATTTGGGTTACGTGCATTACAACCCAATTATGTCAATTAGTACTCATTCATTGCCTGTAAGCCCGGAGCTTAAGATCACGGACCTTGGTCTTGTTCGGGTCAATGAAGGTAAACTGGTAAGCTTATTCATTTAA
- a CDS encoding ABC transporter substrate-binding protein produces the protein MNKKGMVTLALSMVLSLSLAACSSGVKTASDNGSVDVAKDNTPKELIISTFGFNEDLLKKNVYTPFEQNNNVKITVESGNNAERLNKIRLKANQIDVVLLSQSFAQQAIDEGLIEKIDRSKIPNINNLFDIAKAPLGEEYGPAYTIGSSGIVYDKSTAKAPVESYADLWRDEFKGKISLPDITNTEGPMVLDYASKVGGAQKFDADKAFEQLTKLKPNVVKFYTKAADLANMFSQREVSIATTQNFSFETIKKANPNAVWVTPKEGSYAVVNTMNVVKGTKNKELGEKFIDWWLSEQVQKANALAKVDSPVNKNVKLTAEEASGLTYGSDVINNLKSLDWKMVNQSMKTWIDRWNREVVAK, from the coding sequence ATGAATAAAAAAGGAATGGTCACACTTGCATTATCTATGGTTTTAAGTTTATCACTCGCCGCGTGCTCGTCAGGAGTAAAAACAGCTTCTGACAATGGAAGCGTAGACGTCGCCAAAGACAATACGCCAAAGGAACTCATTATTTCGACGTTTGGATTTAACGAAGATTTGCTGAAGAAAAATGTGTATACCCCGTTTGAGCAGAATAATAACGTGAAAATTACGGTGGAATCCGGCAACAACGCAGAAAGATTGAACAAAATCCGTCTGAAGGCAAACCAAATTGACGTTGTGCTTTTATCCCAAAGCTTTGCGCAGCAAGCTATTGACGAAGGGCTGATCGAGAAAATCGACCGCTCGAAAATCCCGAATATTAACAACCTGTTTGATATCGCTAAAGCTCCTCTTGGAGAAGAATATGGCCCGGCATATACAATCGGCAGCTCGGGTATCGTTTATGACAAGTCGACTGCGAAAGCGCCGGTTGAGTCTTACGCCGATTTGTGGCGCGACGAGTTCAAGGGGAAAATTTCCTTGCCGGATATTACGAATACCGAAGGACCTATGGTGCTTGATTATGCTTCCAAGGTTGGCGGAGCCCAAAAGTTTGATGCGGATAAAGCTTTTGAACAATTAACGAAGCTTAAACCTAATGTAGTGAAGTTCTACACCAAGGCTGCCGATCTGGCGAACATGTTCAGCCAGCGTGAAGTATCCATAGCAACCACACAAAACTTTTCGTTCGAAACTATTAAAAAAGCAAATCCTAATGCGGTTTGGGTGACTCCGAAGGAGGGATCGTATGCCGTTGTTAACACGATGAATGTGGTGAAGGGTACCAAGAATAAGGAGCTTGGGGAGAAGTTTATTGACTGGTGGCTTAGTGAACAGGTTCAAAAAGCCAACGCGCTAGCTAAAGTGGATTCCCCTGTTAACAAAAATGTAAAACTGACAGCAGAAGAAGCTTCCGGATTAACCTACGGTTCCGATGTTATCAATAATTTAAAATCTCTGGATTGGAAAATGGTCAATCAAAGTATGAAGACATGGATCGATCGTTGGAACCGTGAAGTTGTAGCCAAGTAA
- a CDS encoding ABC transporter ATP-binding protein, whose product MSLIQLKNISVAYDNKNFILQNFNLEVSKGEFISLLGPSGCGKTTTLRLIAGFNEAKEGHFLFNGTDYTKVPVHKRNFGFVFQNYALFPHLNIFDNIAFGLKQRSISESEIKKRVSEIMEIVNLTGFEKRYPAELSGGQRQRVAIARGLVIKPDLLLFDEPLSNLDANLRVHMRVEIRRIQKELGITTVYVSHDQEECFSISDKVAIMNKGVIEQLDKPSVIYKNPQTEFVARFIGFDNFLRFDVVERNEDMLSLKAPDGSVFTINSTSNSVGEDKVSCAIRPDDIHIIQLGDRSAINTINGIIQVSTFLGQRYQYVVKTVLGNFIVNSPDEVPYEHGDNVTLSFPKEKLVPVK is encoded by the coding sequence ATGTCCCTTATTCAGCTAAAAAATATTTCGGTAGCATATGATAATAAAAATTTTATTCTCCAAAACTTTAATTTGGAGGTGAGTAAAGGTGAATTCATTTCTCTCTTGGGGCCGAGCGGATGCGGTAAAACCACTACATTGCGGCTAATTGCCGGTTTTAACGAAGCCAAGGAGGGCCATTTTTTGTTTAACGGGACCGACTATACTAAAGTTCCGGTACACAAACGGAATTTCGGCTTTGTTTTTCAGAACTATGCGCTTTTCCCGCATCTCAATATTTTTGACAACATTGCTTTCGGTTTGAAGCAGCGGTCCATCAGCGAAAGCGAAATCAAGAAGCGTGTCTCAGAGATTATGGAAATCGTCAACCTGACCGGTTTTGAAAAAAGGTATCCCGCCGAGCTTTCCGGGGGCCAAAGACAACGAGTAGCCATTGCCCGTGGTCTGGTGATCAAGCCGGATCTGTTGCTGTTCGATGAGCCGCTGAGCAACCTGGATGCCAACCTGAGAGTGCATATGCGTGTGGAAATCCGCCGTATTCAAAAAGAGCTGGGCATTACAACCGTTTACGTCTCCCACGATCAGGAAGAATGCTTCTCCATATCCGACAAAGTGGCAATTATGAATAAGGGTGTTATTGAGCAGCTGGATAAGCCATCCGTTATTTATAAAAACCCGCAAACCGAGTTTGTAGCGCGGTTTATCGGCTTCGATAATTTCCTTCGTTTCGATGTTGTAGAAAGAAATGAAGACATGCTCAGCCTTAAAGCGCCAGACGGCAGCGTATTTACGATCAATAGCACTTCGAATAGTGTGGGTGAGGACAAGGTCTCCTGCGCGATCCGTCCTGATGATATCCATATCATACAGCTTGGCGACCGTTCCGCAATAAACACGATTAACGGGATCATTCAAGTTTCGACATTTTTGGGGCAGAGATATCAGTATGTTGTGAAGACGGTCTTAGGTAATTTTATTGTGAACAGTCCGGACGAGGTCCCGTACGAGCATGGGGATAACGTAACCCTCAGCTTCCCAAAAGAGAAATTAGTTCCGGTAAAATAG
- a CDS encoding ABC transporter permease encodes MIIPIASIILSTFQAKGGGVTFQGYIGFFTDPYTVGIVLTTLKTSMVTTLICIVLGFPTAYYISKTKVSRRGIYLALAIFPLLTGPVVRSFSWLVILGKNGFVNNVLTSLHIVDQPLKILYTETSIVIGLVHLFLPMMIISLIGVMENIDEDLVKAAESLGASRFKAFAKIVLPLSIPGLVVGSTLVLVGSLTAYATPQLLGGTKRVIATLLFQNAITLSDWNMASIIATIMIIITFLMMSIMNVLAKKLNPKG; translated from the coding sequence ATGATCATACCGATTGCCTCCATTATTTTGTCTACTTTTCAAGCAAAAGGCGGCGGCGTTACATTTCAAGGATATATTGGTTTCTTTACCGATCCCTACACGGTCGGCATTGTATTGACAACTTTAAAGACGAGTATGGTGACAACTTTAATCTGTATCGTATTAGGGTTTCCAACTGCTTACTATATTTCGAAGACCAAGGTAAGCCGGAGAGGGATTTACCTGGCTTTGGCTATTTTTCCCCTGTTGACAGGCCCTGTCGTCAGATCGTTCAGCTGGCTTGTTATTTTAGGGAAAAACGGTTTTGTTAACAACGTATTAACGAGTTTACATATAGTTGATCAGCCTTTGAAAATTTTATACACGGAAACGTCCATCGTCATCGGATTAGTCCATCTATTCCTTCCTATGATGATTATTTCTCTTATCGGCGTCATGGAAAATATTGATGAGGATTTGGTGAAGGCTGCGGAAAGCCTGGGCGCCTCCCGTTTTAAGGCCTTTGCAAAAATCGTTCTGCCCCTTAGTATACCCGGTCTCGTAGTCGGCAGTACCTTGGTGCTGGTCGGCAGCTTAACAGCTTATGCAACGCCGCAGCTGCTGGGTGGAACGAAACGGGTCATTGCTACTCTATTATTTCAAAATGCGATTACGTTAAGCGATTGGAACATGGCTTCGATAATCGCAACCATTATGATCATCATAACGTTCCTGATGATGAGCATCATGAATGTTCTTGCCAAGAAATTAAATCCGAAGGGGTAG
- the rbsK gene encoding ribokinase: MADGDVLVIGSLNMDLVAQVNEMPRVGETIVGNHFDMIIGGKGSNQAVAAARLGSRVSMIGCVGNDAFGDQMVASLTQEKINVTGIRRGESASGTALITVDQHGNNSITVISGANYELTNEDIDRHINLFQDCDVIVLQLEIPLAVVQYCISIGRKFGKQIILNVAPMQKLPHEIFKDINFLVLNEIEAEELLHIPFSQFEQLEKGLSQLGCEHVIWTLGDKGAVYINQGRSVKFDSYKIKAVDTTGAGDSFIGALAGQITRRTDVEDAIRYAVKVSAVTVTKLGAQSSLPTFEEVQNFKQQWGESGE; the protein is encoded by the coding sequence ATGGCAGATGGAGATGTACTCGTAATTGGAAGTTTAAATATGGATTTGGTGGCCCAAGTCAATGAGATGCCGAGAGTGGGTGAGACCATTGTCGGAAATCACTTTGATATGATTATCGGTGGAAAAGGGTCCAACCAGGCTGTGGCAGCTGCCAGGCTTGGATCGCGTGTTTCGATGATCGGCTGTGTCGGAAACGACGCTTTCGGTGACCAAATGGTTGCCTCGCTTACACAAGAAAAAATTAATGTAACCGGTATTCGCAGAGGGGAATCTGCTTCCGGGACGGCACTGATAACCGTCGACCAGCATGGCAACAATTCGATTACGGTTATATCCGGCGCGAATTATGAGCTGACCAACGAAGATATTGACCGTCATATAAACTTGTTTCAAGATTGTGATGTGATCGTGCTGCAGCTGGAAATCCCGCTTGCGGTCGTTCAGTATTGCATCAGCATTGGCAGAAAGTTTGGCAAACAAATCATCTTAAATGTAGCGCCTATGCAAAAATTGCCTCATGAAATTTTTAAAGACATTAATTTTTTAGTGCTAAACGAAATTGAAGCGGAAGAGCTGCTGCATATTCCATTCAGCCAGTTCGAGCAACTTGAAAAGGGGCTTTCCCAATTGGGCTGCGAACACGTCATCTGGACGCTGGGTGATAAAGGCGCCGTCTATATTAACCAAGGCCGGAGCGTCAAATTCGACAGCTACAAAATAAAAGCAGTAGATACGACAGGGGCGGGCGATTCGTTTATCGGTGCGTTGGCTGGGCAAATTACTCGTCGCACTGATGTGGAAGATGCTATTCGTTATGCGGTCAAAGTATCCGCGGTAACTGTAACCAAGCTGGGAGCGCAGTCTTCGCTGCCTACGTTCGAGGAAGTGCAAAACTTTAAACAACAATGGGGGGAATCAGGTGAATAA
- a CDS encoding M20 family metallopeptidase — protein sequence MAELTVDTIEAKLGDYLQNVYRDLHQNPELSTQEFETQAFIKTELDKLNIPYKIMAKTGLCAEIRGGQPGKTVLLRADIDALAIHEQTGLEYASKKEGIMHACGHDAHTTVGLGVAALLQERAQDLKGNIKIMFQPSEEMPPGGAKFMIEEGILENPKVDAAIGIHTNPYLLAGQIGLKDGYILANTDRIFISLIGKGGHAAAPQEGIDAIAMAGQFIAGIQNIVARQVSPLDRAVITLGKISGGYTPNSIADQVELAGTVRTIKAETQSHIENQIARLLQSVTGFWGGTYKYEYRKGHPATWNDKRMVDLVRRATAECLGAESIIELDNPYMSGDDFTYLAQAVPSVFIEWGTATEGKENFAWHHPKFHVNLSSLKYGVAVVTQSIVHFLNEEAGV from the coding sequence GTGGCAGAATTAACAGTTGATACAATAGAGGCGAAGCTTGGGGATTATCTTCAGAACGTGTATCGAGATCTTCATCAGAATCCTGAACTAAGTACTCAGGAGTTTGAAACTCAAGCTTTCATCAAGACTGAATTGGATAAGCTTAATATTCCATATAAGATCATGGCGAAAACCGGGCTGTGCGCTGAAATACGCGGTGGCCAGCCCGGCAAGACTGTCCTGCTGCGTGCAGATATCGATGCTTTGGCGATTCATGAGCAAACGGGTCTCGAATACGCCTCTAAAAAAGAAGGCATTATGCACGCGTGCGGCCATGATGCGCATACAACGGTCGGATTGGGTGTTGCCGCTCTGCTCCAAGAACGGGCTCAGGATCTGAAAGGGAATATCAAAATTATGTTCCAGCCTTCGGAAGAAATGCCGCCGGGTGGAGCAAAATTCATGATTGAAGAGGGGATTTTGGAAAATCCCAAGGTGGACGCCGCAATCGGTATTCATACGAATCCGTATCTGCTTGCCGGTCAGATCGGATTAAAGGACGGCTACATTTTAGCCAATACGGACCGTATCTTTATTTCTCTGATTGGCAAGGGTGGTCATGCGGCGGCACCTCAAGAAGGCATTGATGCGATAGCGATGGCAGGTCAATTCATCGCAGGAATTCAAAATATCGTAGCCCGTCAAGTGTCGCCGCTTGATCGTGCCGTAATCACACTCGGTAAAATCAGCGGAGGCTATACGCCGAATTCAATTGCAGACCAGGTGGAGCTGGCGGGGACTGTTCGCACAATTAAAGCGGAAACTCAGAGCCATATCGAAAACCAAATTGCAAGGCTTTTGCAGTCTGTCACTGGCTTTTGGGGCGGCACTTATAAGTATGAGTACCGAAAAGGCCATCCTGCCACCTGGAATGACAAACGCATGGTAGATTTAGTGCGCAGAGCCACGGCGGAATGCCTTGGGGCTGAAAGCATTATTGAATTGGATAATCCGTACATGAGCGGTGATGACTTCACTTACTTGGCCCAAGCCGTTCCTTCGGTCTTTATTGAGTGGGGTACTGCAACGGAGGGTAAGGAAAATTTTGCATGGCACCATCCGAAATTTCACGTGAACCTTTCTTCTTTAAAATATGGCGTGGCCGTAGTAACGCAAAGCATAGTTCATTTTTTAAATGAGGAAGCAGGAGTATAG
- a CDS encoding nucleoside hydrolase: MQKVIMDVDTGIDDALAILLAVKSRQFDLLGITTTSGNISLEQATINTKKVLKLLGAEETVKVIKGANGPLLRSPSYETSVHGEDGLGGALQDMEVTAPSQGFAADFIIEQAQQYQGEITLILLAPLTNMALAIKKQPEITKWVKELVIMGGVVNGIGNISPVAEYNMFIDPEAAKIVLHSGIPITMVGLDVTRKALLTESHIDQLRDTEVGNFVETSTRHYINRYVQVHGIKACALHDPLAVGVALDKNLVRTRKLFVDVETKSELCDGQTVCDFQNRLNREPNVNVCLEVDQEKFLDMFVEYLKK; the protein is encoded by the coding sequence ATGCAAAAAGTGATCATGGACGTCGATACGGGAATCGATGATGCGCTTGCCATATTGCTTGCGGTAAAAAGCAGGCAGTTCGATTTGCTGGGTATCACAACGACCTCCGGCAACATCTCACTCGAACAGGCAACGATCAACACGAAAAAGGTATTAAAATTGTTAGGTGCGGAAGAAACGGTAAAGGTCATCAAAGGGGCCAATGGGCCCCTTTTGAGATCACCTTCCTATGAGACTAGCGTACATGGGGAAGACGGCTTAGGAGGAGCGCTCCAGGATATGGAGGTAACCGCCCCGTCCCAAGGCTTTGCCGCCGATTTCATCATTGAACAGGCGCAGCAATACCAAGGAGAAATTACACTTATTCTGCTAGCACCTTTAACAAATATGGCGTTAGCGATTAAGAAGCAGCCGGAAATTACAAAATGGGTAAAAGAATTGGTCATTATGGGCGGTGTCGTGAATGGGATCGGCAATATCTCGCCTGTAGCGGAATATAACATGTTTATTGACCCGGAAGCGGCTAAAATAGTTCTGCATTCCGGTATACCTATCACAATGGTGGGCTTGGATGTGACAAGAAAGGCTCTGCTTACCGAGAGCCATATCGACCAACTGAGAGACACTGAGGTTGGAAATTTTGTGGAAACTAGTACAAGGCATTACATTAACCGATATGTCCAGGTTCACGGCATAAAGGCGTGTGCCCTGCATGATCCGCTGGCCGTCGGCGTAGCTCTGGATAAGAATCTGGTCCGCACCAGGAAGCTATTTGTCGATGTGGAAACAAAAAGCGAGCTTTGCGACGGACAAACCGTATGCGACTTCCAAAATCGGTTAAACAGAGAGCCAAATGTAAATGTTTGTTTGGAAGTGGATCAGGAGAAGTTCCTTGACATGTTTGTGGAGTACTTAAAGAAATAA
- a CDS encoding ABC transporter permease, with product MKETNRILGLYALLVYIFLLGPLVIIVGASFGPDKFLAFPPHGFSLKWYENIFHIAMFWTSFKVSIGVALAGILLSFLLGIPAAYALSRFEFKGKGQLSLMFISPIIIPGIVFGFSLLKYLVVAYKIPIYPGLLIGHIVIMLPYVIRVISSSLMNVDYTIEEAAMSLGCSRVKAFFVVVLPNIRSGIIAGILLAFLESFNNVDVSVFMTGPGISTLPISMLSYVEYYFDPTVASMSVLLMILTGLLMIAIERTLGLNFFTKK from the coding sequence ATGAAGGAAACTAACCGGATCTTGGGTCTGTATGCGCTTCTGGTGTATATATTCCTTTTGGGGCCTCTTGTTATTATTGTCGGCGCTTCGTTTGGACCTGATAAATTTTTAGCTTTTCCACCCCACGGCTTCTCATTGAAATGGTATGAAAATATTTTTCATATAGCGATGTTTTGGACTTCTTTTAAAGTAAGTATCGGGGTAGCGCTAGCCGGGATTTTGCTTTCCTTTTTATTGGGCATTCCAGCCGCCTATGCATTAAGCCGGTTTGAATTCAAAGGAAAAGGCCAGCTTAGCTTAATGTTCATCTCTCCGATTATCATACCGGGGATCGTATTTGGCTTTTCACTTTTAAAATACTTGGTCGTGGCTTATAAAATTCCAATTTATCCGGGGTTATTGATCGGTCATATTGTCATTATGCTGCCTTATGTGATCCGGGTCATTTCCTCCAGCTTGATGAACGTCGATTACACGATTGAAGAAGCGGCCATGAGTCTGGGTTGCAGCCGGGTAAAGGCCTTCTTTGTTGTCGTGCTGCCTAATATACGTTCGGGTATTATCGCCGGGATTTTGCTGGCCTTTCTCGAGTCGTTCAATAATGTGGACGTATCCGTATTTATGACGGGTCCGGGGATCAGCACACTGCCGATCAGCATGTTAAGTTATGTGGAATATTACTTTGATCCGACAGTGGCTTCGATGTCCGTACTACTCATGATATTAACTGGTTTGTTAATGATCGCTATTGAGCGGACGCTGGGCTTGAATTTCTTCACCAAAAAGTAA